In Haliaeetus albicilla chromosome 18, bHalAlb1.1, whole genome shotgun sequence, the DNA window GCAGCGCATCTCTGAGCTGGTGTTTGAGATGCTGGGACTGGGGGAGGACCCCCAGTGTGGAGACCAGGCATCTGTGCCCCTGCTGCCCATCCTGCAGCAGCCTCTGGGACACCTCAGGGCCAGGAGACCCTGCACCCCCTGACCCTTTGTGGTGCCAGCAGGTCCTGGCTCAGGTTAACCTGGGCCAAGCCAGGTGGGTCAGGACGAGCGGATGACTGGGGTCGAGGGCCATAAACTCCCCAATTAGCTGGCAGCAAGCCCCCGGGTGAACGGGGTTCCAGGGACGGGTGGTCCCTGCTTCCCTGCTCCATCaccaggagctgctcctgctcccgGGCACCAGCAGCCCCGACGCGGCTCACTTGGCCAAAGAAGGTGCGAGCCAGAGCCCCCCCAAAGCCGTGGGGGAAGCAGAGCTATATCTCCATGCCCCCACCCCATCACTCCAGCAGAAGCCTGtccctgccagcacagcccctgTGCGGACCCCTCAATGCATTTATATCTCCTGATTATTCTGCGGGCAgcggaggtggggaggggggcagctgGGCCGGGCCTGGGGGGCTGCGAGAGCACGGGGACCCCTCCCTATGCCCCTGCTAGTGGtctccccagggcagccccggTGGTGGGGTGCTGTAgcccggggcagggctgcggcaCCGGCTtgcaccccccgccccgggaggGGCCGGCAACACTACGACGCCCTCCTGGGGGGCTGGGCTCGGGGGGGCTGCTTTGCCCTTGAATGCCCCCCGTTCCCTCCCCAGCTCGTCAGCGAGGGCCCGGCCGTGAATGTTCACGGCAAGCGGCCGGTCCCGGGTGGCGGTGGGGGACAGGCAGCGACCCCCGGCCCGTCGCTCacggggaccggggggggggggggggcacccgcACCAGGGGTGGCGGGAGCCGGCGGGGGGGGCGTGGGCTGCCACGCGAGCCGCCCGCCAGGGGGCGCAGCGGCTTACCCCCCGCGCTCGCGGCGGCAGCCGggatatttgcatatttttgcaTACGGAGAGGCCGCACGGCGCGTCAGCAGCGCCCCCGCCCGGCTCGCGGGGCAGAGCCGTAGGGGCCGGGGCAGCCCGGCGGCTGCCGCCGGAAGCGCACCGAGGCCGGTGCCGAGAGCGCCGCAGCGCGGGCGGCCCCGCCGAGGGCtgcgcccggcccggcccggccagGCCCGTTCCGCCGGGTTCCACGGCGATCGCGACCTCGCTGCGGCAGCCGCTGTTACCGCTCGCCCTGGCCCAAGGCTGCCTTGTCGCCATGGCGACGGTCGGCGCGCGGTACCGGTCCCCGTCGCCGTGGTTACCGCCGGCGTCACGGCTCCGGGACGTCACGGGCGGTCCGCCTCCACCGGGCTGCCCTCCCCTCCGgtccggccccgccgcggcctgAGCCCGCGGCAGAGGCAGCGGGACCGGCGAGGTGTCCCGTCCCGGGGCGCGCGCGCCCcagccgcgccgcccgcccgggcaCCTGTTCCTGGCTCGCTGCTCACCCCTGCGCTTTCCAAGGACTCGTCCTCTCCCCGGGCCCCGTCACCTGTCGCCCGCGGCCCCTATTCGGGCCCCGCCGGGCTCCGCGCCAGCGCTCGGCACCGCGGGCCGGCCGGCGCTGAGGGAGGGGCAGacccggcccccccccggggggggatatggggctggggggggggcggtccGGGCCCCTTCCCCTCACGCCGCCCGTGCCCCGGCTGAGACCCGGTCGGCCTTCGGCTGTGGAAGCCCTACGCGGGGGTGGGGGTGCCGTGTTGGGGAGGGGGGTCGTACACGCACCCACGGGTGAGGCGCGGGCGTGTGCTGCACAGGGTGTCTGTCACACGAAGCGGGAAAGCACCCGCGCAGCCTCCTGGCCCGGTCCGCGGTAGCCCCACGGtcagccccccccgcccctgccaGCAAATGCAAACCAGGGAGAGCTCAGGGTTGGGGAGCAGACATGTATTGCTAAAACACAGGATTACACAGCCCAGAGGAACGGGACAGGACTGCACCGACACCGCCgaggcacccagcacccaccacTCAGGCAGGGGGGACAGGGTAGCCTCCAAAGCGAGCCTGGGGGTGGCCCCTCCTTGCACCCAGTGTCTCTGAAGGCACCAAAAACCCCGCAGGGGAATCAGCCTGAGAGACGCCTCCCACACTCCTGGCCTGCTCTGGCCTGGGCAGAGACAGTCCCCAGCGGAGACCCcattgctgcaggcagcagggatgggggtgcctgccatccctgtccccatccccgtccccatccccatccctgcctggctCAGGCTCAGCTCCCTGTAGCCAGGGTCCATCTGTCCTCCCGGCTGGGGGGCCCTGGGACGCTGCCCCACTCAGATCTCCTGCAGGAAGTCCACAGGGAAGAGCCCCACTTTGCGGCCGGTGTAGACTTTCACGTAACCGTTCACCTCCTCACCCTTCTGCACCACGATCTGGGGGTGAGAGGGGTGCAGGTGAGATTCCCAGGGCCCCACAGAACAGGGGGAAGGCGGCAACCCCcatggggggcgggggggctgggcAGAGTGGGTCTTGTccaaggggctgggggaggtgggCAGCGTGGGGAAGGTAATGCAGGCCAGGGCAGCTGCGATCACTTGGGACCTGGAGGGAGGCTGGGGAAGAGACACAGGTGGGGGCTGAAGGACCATGGGCTGTGACCACGTTATCCCATCTCACCTGATCCTTCTTGAGCGTGATCTGCCCAATCTCCCGGTTGCCCACGAAGGAGCGTGTCACCTTGTGCACCCGCTCGCCTGCCCGTACCCGGATGATGAAGTTTGGAGGGAAGTAGCCAATTTTTTCACCGATCTTCCCCTGAAAGAAGTCAGTGGATGGGTGCGAGGTGGGGGTTGGAGCCAACCTGTATGACTCCCAGCTTCCCCCATGACAAACACCTTGCAGGTTGTGGGTTGGCATGAAGACACAGCAGATTTAGGGGGCTGTGTCACCCTCAGAGTGCAATTTGCCTTCCCAGCTGACCTCTCCTTTTGCTTTAAGCTCTGCATCTTTCCCCTCTGTGCTTGCAGGACACCAGCCTTACCCGCCACCACTCCTCATTGGAGTCATCAACCACCGTGATCTTCTCCCCCGGCCtgtgaagggaagaaagggCTCAGTGTGAGGGGGGGCAGGGACTCCCTGCCATGGGAGACCCTGAGGTTGGCAAGGAAAATTGCTCTTCCCACAGCACCAGCTCCTAGAGCCCTGTGTCAGGGGAGGTCAAAGAATGCACACAGCCCATGGGCTCATGGACAGACAGGTCCTGTATGTAAGCCGCTCAGCCTCAAGTCTGTGGCACAAGAAGTCAGTGGAACTGCATCAAGACAAACACCAGTAGCCTTGGAAATGAGGCTTGTGCCCAAAACCTGGCAGCTGGGAGAACTGGCTCAGTGACAGCCAGGGCCCCTGCTCAATGTGTAGGCCCTTGGGGCAGGCAGAAAAGCCACAAAACCCAAACTACAGCCAGCATGGCTCCAATTTCTGCCTTCATTCATTCACAAACCCCTCCTGGTTGACAGCCTCATTGTTGAGGTGAAgacttctccccctccccactggACACACCACATCCTTCCCCTCATCACCCCTGTGCCCACTACATGGCTGGGAACTTACGGGAAATCCAGGTCATCTTTCTCCAGGGCTTTGAAGCGATAAAGTGCCACAAAATAGTGAGACTGCAGATAGCCACCACGAATCCCTGGCTGTGGCTTCTTgttctggggaaggaggagaggggtTCAGGGCCCCAGAGAGGCTGAGCACAGCCCCAGGGAGCCCAGCGGGGAGATCCCTGCAGCCTCTGCCCACGCTGCTCCAAGGCCAGGGGCCTTTGTGGTGTAGGGTGAGGATGATGGCTACCTTGTCATCTGTTGGGCTCTTCTCAGTCTTCTTGTCCCCTTCGGAGGTGCCTGGAAATGGGAGGAGGGAGCTTGCATCTCTCCTGGCActgcctccctgccctgggACCAGCCTCCTCCCAAGGATCTCACGTGCCCAGGTCAacaagggaaagcagagagtgcCCCAGCGTGGAGACCTGAACTGAAAACCCCCTTTCTGCAGGGCAAACCCCCCTCTGGTAGGCCCCCCAAGTACAGTCTCCCCATCAGGCTCTCTCCCTGCCTCATGCTCATGGCTGgagctcagcccccccccccccccccccagttccttGGCCCTCACAGGCAGCCAACCCTGCTTCAGTCGCAACACTCACCGCCCTCGGTTTTGCCCCCTTCTGGCTTCGTGGCCTCTGGTTCCTCATCCATCATAGCAGCCAAAGGCTGCAAGGCACAGACAGAGAGCTGTCAGGGGGTGCAGAGtgggcagggaggtggggggtgcAATGGGACGCAGGCTGTGCTGCCAGGACCCTGGGCATTTGGAGTGACAGGCTCACACCGCACTCACGTTTTTCTTGTCATCCTGCCCTTTTTTGCGCTCCTTGTTGGCCATAATGACGCCTGTTCTCAGGGTCTCGAACACGGGGTCGCTCCTgttggctgctgctgggacacaGGGACAGCAAGATGGGTTCAGCTACAGGACGCGAGGAGATGGGGCACCCTGGCATGGGGACAATACTTACAGAGAAGCTCCTTGACACAGGCGTATTGCTGGTCACTGTAGAGAGGCGAGCTGTACGCCCGGCGAAACCCTGGgggctggaaaaaaagaggaggtcAGAGCATCAACCATCACCCAGACCTCTGGGCTCTCCTGTGAGAGCTGAGAGGGGAGCAGGTGGATGCTGGGGACCCACAGGGTGACCACCCACAGCAGGGGGGCaatgcctgggtccccccacTCAGGGCCAGGAAGAGAGGTGGGTCATGGCCCCTGGGTCATGCCCGCAGGGACCGAGCCAGCCGCCCCTGCCACGGTGCTTTGGTCTTCCCTGCAAGGAGGTGCCCCAagcccggggctggcgggaACACTCACGATTTTGCCAAAGCAGCGCTGCATCTCCACGTAGGACTGGCAGTGGTGGTGGATGTTGGTTTTGCAGTTCTTGCACCTCAGGCCAAATTTGTTGTTGACTGGCGGTGGGGGGGTGGGCGGAGGGGTGGAAAGGAGAGGCAATGTGACACTGCAGCTGTGGGGACAGCTGGGCTGGAGCCCTCACCAGCCTTGGCCCCCAGCCCTTGCCCTGACCatggcccccagccccagcaccctcaGGACTCACGGACAATCATGCGGGCACAAACATCACAGAACTTGGGCTTTTTGAAGTAATGATCTTTGAACTTGTGGGGTTTATCATTGACAAGTTTCTGGGGCTCAGGAGGGGGCTCaggctcctcttcctcctcctcctcttcctcctcctcatagATGTAGTAAATGGGTCCCCCTGAGGGGCTGACCAGCTCCCCATTGGGCTGCGGCTCTGGCGCTGTCTCCTCCTTGGGCTTTCGCTGGAAAAGTTGCTTCAGTTTCTGtagctgctggggcaggaaaGGATGTATTGCACACGGCAGGCTGGTGGGGTGAGGCAGGCAGGCATCCAGGGAAGCTGATGCCTGGCTCCCTGCCCCTTTGCTCTGACCTAGAGACTCCTTATTCCCCAAGTGGGAGGAGACCCCAGGCATCCTGGGGCAGAAATGCTGTGAGGGCAGGGACCCTTGTCCCAACCCCCAGTGAGGTCCCCACAAAGGGAGAAACTGTGGCTACCATGTGGATGTGAGCACCCTGGGGAAAAGCCAGGCTGGGAAATGGCCACCCAGGGCCCTGCCGGATCAGGATCCCACCAGGCATCCCTGGCCCCACAAAGACTCCTGGGGCTGAGGCAGAGATGATGCTAGAAAGGTGGcttcccccacccacccaaGCTGCCCTGTGGACACCCACTTACCCGGCTCTTGGGTTTCCCACCTGAAGCAGGTGAAGCTGGTGGCTCTGGCACTTCCTTCTCTGTCATGCTatgagggggaaaagagagacgtCATGTTGGCTGGGGCTGTTCCCACTGCAGGTGCCCGGTGGAGGCAGAAACAGCCAGACCTTGCTGGATGGGAAGCATCTCCCGAGCCAGTGCCTCCcgctgccccagcagcagcaccacctcctgccaccctgcctgcagctcctgccccagcaaGGGCCGGTTCTGCTGCGGGGACGTCCCGGGGCCCCGGGGGTACCCAGTGGGCCCTGCTGCGCAGGCTGGAGAGCGGCAGACTCCCAGCCCAGCGTGCgcagtgctgctgcttgcttGGTGGACATGGTGCCCAGTGCTGCGAGCCAGACCCGGGGCTACCTGGACATGTCTAGGGCGTCTACCCTGTCTAGACATCTCCATCTCACGATTAAACTGCAAATAGGGCCACTCTTGGCCCCCTAGGACAAGCATGCCTATAAACACTGTCTGGCATCACCACGCAGCCCTGCTTTCTTCTCCACAGAAGCCCCATGCTACCAAGGGGGCAGGATCTGCTCCTGCATCCCCCAAAACATGCCTGATTCCACCTTTGACTGTCAACCATCCCCACAGTCCTACCCAGACATGACTATTTTTGGTGATACCTAACAGGAGGCCCCCCCATACCCTCATGGAAACCGACTAGGATGACCATCAGGGAAACAGCGATGTGGGCTGGGGAGTCCTGGGGCAAGGGGTGCCGCAGAAGCAGAGACTCCTGGGGTCTTGCAGAAATGTGGGTGGAGCACGGGCCCATGGGGATCAGCGGCCACAACGAGGGGGAGCCGCGCACAGAAACACACTTACGCCGTGTTTGGAGCTCTTGTCCTCCGATGAAAATCCCTGGAAAGGGTGGCCGACGTTGGGGATCCTGTTGCCTGCGGAGCCCCCAGCCCTCTGTGCCGGGTgtgcagggaggggggcagccGCCCCAGTCCCCGTGGAGAGCAGGAGTGACAGCCCAGAGGGGAATGGACAGCTGAGCGCTGGCGGAGGCTGACGCTGAGAAATTGGAGCCCATGCATGAGCCaggaggggagcggggtggAGAGGAGCCACTGGCTATTTGCGTTAGTGGGTTGCTGGGCGTGCCAGAGGCCCACCCACCCCCTGGCatggggcagcagcagagcaggggcaCACCAAGTTCTCCAGCCATGATGTCTCGTTTGCGCTTGCATTTGAGGCCCGTgcagctgggaggggaaaaggaaagagtgGCAGCAGTGGGGTCTTTCGTGGGGCAGCTGCCCCATACCCTCTGCCAGCAAATCCTGCTGGTCTGCTCTCCACTGAAAGAGAGAGCTGGGGACCCCATCGCTGTCATGCTGCCCTGCAGTGGGTGCCAGGTCCCTGGAGCCGGACAGGCACCCCAGTGCCAGAGTCCCCGGACCTATGTACCTGCCAGGCTGTGGGTGGCAGTGGGGCAGGAGTTTGCACCAAGCCTGGGGTTGCAGCCCACCCCTTCCAGGCAGCTCTTACCTCTCCAATTGCACCTGCTCTTGAAGGTagcatccagctgctgcaggaggctcCAGCTGCTGTGTGCAATGCCATGGTGAGGGTGGTGCCAGCCCAACTTCTGTACCCACAGGGCAGGAGGACACAGTCATACCTGCACCTATCAGCTCAAGGGCTGATGCTCCCATGTAATCAGGAGGAATAGGTTGCTTCCTGGCAGGGGATATAGCTGGGGACACCCTGAGACCCCGTTCTTGCCATTGCACAGCTGCATGGggccagcagctgggaaaagagGCTATGAATATCTGATGGGGGGGACCAGCCCCAGGTCAAAGTGCTCAGTGCTCCTCTCCCAGTCTCAGCTCCCAGCCTTGCCAAGCCATAAGCTCGCAGCCCTTGTGCATGCCAAGCATGGGGGCAGGACCTGGGCAGGAACACATCCTTCTGTGAATGCCCCTTCTGCTCCCTGGCTGTCATCTCACCCTGAACAGGCAGCACAGACAGCCCCTAGTACTGGTACTGGCAGAGAACGGGAAAGCAGCATTAAAGTGATGgacaagttttctttttatatttaaaaacaaccccccaaataaaataaaaccaaaaatacccCCCAAATAATAAtcagattaaataaaatgtgcAGTGAACATACCAATCAACACCTGTATGTGTGGTTCAACACAGTGCTTAACAAAACAATATACACAGGGTAAGGTGGGCGGGCATGGGCATCactcaaaaaataataataattaaaaaaaaaaaatcaatttcttaTCTCTTAATTATGTCCATATAAATATATCCAGGAAGGAGGGCgagaggaagggagggcagaaaggaaaagagaaggcagaggGAAGTGCCCGCAGTCCAGTGTGCTCTGTGCCCATGCGTGAGCCCTACTGTGAGCTGGCACGCTCCAGCACCCGCAAGTCGTAGTTCTTTTTGGCCACACGCAGCTTGAAGCGGCTGAGGGAGTTGTTGAGGCGGAGGGAGGCATTCTGGGCAGCCAGCGGGCTGGGGAACACGGCCACGATGGTGTATAAGGCAGCAAGGTCACTGTGCCTGCCGTTCTCTGGAGTCCCATTGTTGTCCCCGCCACCTCCATCTCCACGGCGCCCCTGAGTCTCTTTGAGCCACTGGattttggcaccagccatggcGAGCTGGGTGAAGAGCTTGTCAGCCTCTGTCCGTGTGATGCCCTCTGGCAGGTCTGTCACCTCCAGCACTCGACCCAGCACTGCAGTGGAAAGATGGTAcatgtcagcagcagcagctgattcTTGGGTGGCAACTGCACAGCGAGAGCTGATGTGTGGGCTCCTCCCCAGCTCTAGGGTTGGAGCAGTCACCTCTACTTTGCCCATGAAAGCAGTGCTTTGCTAAGCTGCCCCCACATtaggaatgtatttttttaagcctgTTACTTCCTCCCCCCCTCAAACTGCCCCTACCGTTCTGCTCCTTACAGTACCCCATCCCGATCCTTTCTGATACCCACATCCTGGTCCCCACATGGCCTGCTTTAAGTGGAGACTGGTATTTCCCATTTGCCCAGGGCTCCAGCAACACCAAGTCCTCCttgcttcctttgcttttcGGTTAGGGCTTTCCCAGGTGCTCTGCCCTGTCTCCTTACCCTGATCCTTGGGTAACAGGATTGGGAGCTAACCCAGCTCTCCTGCCCTCTGTCCCTGGAAGGGAGAAAGACAGGCTGCACCCATGAAGGATGTTGACATGTATGGATCCTGAATGCGACACTGCTCTGTATGCTTCACCCACTGGGAGGATCCTCTTGTGCGCCAGGCCAGTGTCATGCCAACACCTTTGCCTCTGGTCTGTGGTACCCAACCActtctgctgcctcctggcTCCAGCCCTGGGTTTTGGGCTTAGCAGAGGACTGGCTGAATGGATTCTTTGCTAATATTAACGTGGCATGTAATAAACATGccagctgcagggaagggggcaGCTCTCCAGCAAGCAGCTCTTAAAGGGCCCCCTGCAACCAGCTGCTGTTATTGGTGGTGACATGGAGATGACATGGGGGACAAGTCTGAAGCCTCCAGAGAGCCAGTGAAGACTGCTTCCCTTCCAGGCTGTCTGGCTCATACCCAACTAGCCAGTCTTGTATTGCTGTGGGGACAAGCCAGAGATgtgcctctccttccctccctcatGACCAAGTGGCGACCCCCCAGGACGAGGTACAGAGAGTCCCTTCCCCTTTGGAGAGAAATGATCCACTGGGGATTTCAGCCCTCACAGGCACCCCTGGAAGATCCCAAAGCCCTTTATAAAGATGAgggctctgcagctcctggccTCGCTGGGAAATGGAAGCATGAGAGGGAAGGGTCACTTGGGAGGGCAACGGTGGGAACAGGATCTCAGGGGTCTGGACACTCACTTTCTGCTGACAAAGAGGAATAAAATCCCAGAAGTTCTGCCAGCTCCACCCGCTCCATCATTTCAACCCCCATAGAGGCAGGAATAGAGCCCAGGTGTCCTGGTACTCATCACCGACTCTCCCAACAATTTCTTCCCACTCTTCCTTAAAAGCTTTGCTTAGTGCAGGCAGTGTTTACTGGGTTCCCGAGCAACCCCTGTCCTCCTACTTCCCAATGGGCACAGCTGACTGGGACTAGCTCTGCTGCACCCACCCCCAAGCCAGGCCTCAtgtgggctgcagggggtctgtgtttgtgtgtgtggaggaggtggtggcaggCAGGAACTGCTCTCCACAACCACCCCCAGCAATGGGTTCTGTGGGATGCTGGTGTGGGCAGAGATGGCATCTGGAGTCTCTGCCAATGCCAGCCATGCCCATGCAGTGGGCACTAGTCAGAGGACAAAGGGGGAACTGCTTGAGGAGGGTCACTTGCCTACATCACTTGTCCCAAGGTCAGTGGATGCTGACTTGAGGGCCTGTCTCTTGCTCCGGTTTCCATGTTTCATTCCAGTCTGCCccttaaagaataaaaatggcAGTGTGTCACCTGAGGAGACACGGTGGCCTCATAGTGCCCATAGAGCATCCTGGGAGTTGGGGCGAAGACCAAACTTGACGAGGCCATGGCTGTGAAGGGGAATGAAAACACCTGGATGAACCTCACACCCCCTTGACACCTTTGAGGTGACACCATGCTTGGGTAAGTTAGATGAGATCAAGGCGCAGCCATGGTCCCAGGACACTCAAAGGACTTGGGGCTGACACTGCTTCTGGGCAAAGCTGGGAGCAGGATGAAGTTTTAGCCCAGTGCCAGACTCTAGGGAAATCCACTTACAACAGCAGTTCTGCCAGATGAATAGCGAGAGCGTGGGATAGGCAGCCTGCTATCTAATCAAGGGGTgtcccagcacagagcagagtgTGAAACTCACTTCTTAACTACTCCTGGGCCCTGCCCAGAGAGGGGTCGTCtggggggagagaagggggacGGTCTTGCTCTGCTCCTAGAACAGTGAAAGTGTGGGTGGATGGGGGTTTGGCCCAATTTTACCTGGTGTGCATTGTAGTTGGGCTGGCTGTGGAGCAGTGGTGGGGGACAGATAGACAGATTATACTGCAGCGGCTGGCCCAGCAATGAGTAGCGCCCATCGCctgcaaaaaggaagcaaatgctTGAAGAGGTCTGAAGAAATCTCAGGAAAGACCCAGACCTGTGCTGTCCCCACTCCTTCCTCTTACCTTGTGCCGGGCCCATGGGCCGGGGGAACTGTGTGAGGACAGGGAGGGGGCTCAGCCCCGTGCAGACACTGTTGAGGTTGGTGACAGGAGACGGCGTCGGGGATTGGGTGGGGGACGTGATGGGGCTGTTCAGCTGGGTGCTGGCCTAGGGGAGGGAGAGCGTTAGACAGACCCAGTGCTTGTGACCTGTCCCACGCCTGTCTCACTACCATGGGAAGACCCCATTCCCACCTCCCAGCCCATCCAGACAGCACATA includes these proteins:
- the STAC3 gene encoding SH3 and cysteine-rich domain-containing protein 3 isoform X5 → MHGLQFLSVSLRQRSAVHSPLGCHSCSPRGLGRLPPSLHTRHRGLGAPQATGSPTSATLSRDFHRRTRAPNTAMTEKEVPEPPASPASGGKPKSRRKPKEETAPEPQPNGELVSPSGGPIYYIYEEEEEEEEEEEPEPPPEPQKLVNDKPHKFKDHYFKKPKFCDVCARMIVLNNKFGLRCKNCKTNIHHHCQSYVEMQRCFGKIPPGFRRAYSSPLYSDQQYACVKELLSAANRSDPVFETLRTGVIMANKERKKGQDDKKNPLAAMMDEEPEATKPEGGKTEGGTSEGDKKTEKSPTDDKNKKPQPGIRGGYLQSHYFVALYRFKALEKDDLDFPPGEKITVVDDSNEEWWRGKIGEKIGYFPPNFIIRVRAGERVHKVTRSFVGNREIGQITLKKDQIVVQKGEEVNGYVKVYTGRKVGLFPVDFLQEI
- the STAC3 gene encoding SH3 and cysteine-rich domain-containing protein 3 isoform X4, coding for MALHTAAGASCSSWMLPSRAGAIGELHGPQMQAQTRHHGWRTWCAPALLLPHARGWVGLWHAQQPTNANSQWLLSTPLPSWLMHGLQFLSVSLRQRSAVHSPLGCHSCSPRGLGRLPPSLHTRHRGLGAPQATGSPTSATLSRDFHRRTRAPNTAMTEKEVPEPPASPASGGKPKSRLQKLKQLFQRKPKEETAPEPQPNGELVSPSGGPIYYIYEEEEEEEEEEEPEPPPEPQKLVNDKPHKFKDHYFKKPKFCDVCARMIVLNNKFGLRCKNCKTNIHHHCQSYVEMQRCFGKIPPGFRRAYSSPLYSDQQYACVKELLSANRSDPVFETLRTGVIMANKERKKGQDDKKNPLAAMMDEEPEATKPEGGKTEGGTSEGDKKTEKSPTDDKNKKPQPGIRGGYLQSHYFVALYRFKALEKDDLDFPPGEKITVVDDSNEEWWRGKIGEKIGYFPPNFIIRVRAGERVHKVTRSFVGNREIGQITLKKDQIVVQKGEEVNGYVKVYTGRKVGLFPVDFLQEI
- the STAC3 gene encoding SH3 and cysteine-rich domain-containing protein 3 isoform X3, encoding MALHTAAGASCSSWMLPSRAGAIGELHGPQMQAQTRHHGWRTWCAPALLLPHARGWVGLWHAQQPTNANSQWLLSTPLPSWLMHGLQFLSVSLRQRSAVHSPLGCHSCSPRGLGRLPPSLHTRHRGLGAPQATGSPTSATLSRDFHRRTRAPNTAMTEKEVPEPPASPASGGKPKSRLQKLKQLFQRKPKEETAPEPQPNGELVSPSGGPIYYIYEEEEEEEEEEEPEPPPEPQKLVNDKPHKFKDHYFKKPKFCDVCARMIVLNNKFGLRCKNCKTNIHHHCQSYVEMQRCFGKIPPGFRRAYSSPLYSDQQYACVKELLSAANRSDPVFETLRTGVIMANKERKKGQDDKKNPLAAMMDEEPEATKPEGGKTEGGTSEGDKKTEKSPTDDKNKKPQPGIRGGYLQSHYFVALYRFKALEKDDLDFPPGEKITVVDDSNEEWWRGKIGEKIGYFPPNFIIRVRAGERVHKVTRSFVGNREIGQITLKKDQIVVQKGEEVNGYVKVYTGRKVGLFPVDFLQEI
- the STAC3 gene encoding SH3 and cysteine-rich domain-containing protein 3 isoform X2 — encoded protein: MALHTAAGASCSSWMLPSRAGAIGELHGPQMQAQTRHHGWRTWCAPALLLPHARGWVGLWHAQQPTNANSQWLLSTPLPSWLMHGLQFLSVSLRQRSAVHSPLGCHSCSPRGLGRLPPSLHTRHRGLGAPQATGSPTSATLSRDFHRRTRAPNTAMTEKEVPEPPASPASGGKPKSRQLQKLKQLFQRKPKEETAPEPQPNGELVSPSGGPIYYIYEEEEEEEEEEEPEPPPEPQKLVNDKPHKFKDHYFKKPKFCDVCARMIVLNNKFGLRCKNCKTNIHHHCQSYVEMQRCFGKIPPGFRRAYSSPLYSDQQYACVKELLSANRSDPVFETLRTGVIMANKERKKGQDDKKNPLAAMMDEEPEATKPEGGKTEGGTSEGDKKTEKSPTDDKNKKPQPGIRGGYLQSHYFVALYRFKALEKDDLDFPPGEKITVVDDSNEEWWRGKIGEKIGYFPPNFIIRVRAGERVHKVTRSFVGNREIGQITLKKDQIVVQKGEEVNGYVKVYTGRKVGLFPVDFLQEI
- the STAC3 gene encoding SH3 and cysteine-rich domain-containing protein 3 isoform X1, which produces MALHTAAGASCSSWMLPSRAGAIGELHGPQMQAQTRHHGWRTWCAPALLLPHARGWVGLWHAQQPTNANSQWLLSTPLPSWLMHGLQFLSVSLRQRSAVHSPLGCHSCSPRGLGRLPPSLHTRHRGLGAPQATGSPTSATLSRDFHRRTRAPNTAMTEKEVPEPPASPASGGKPKSRQLQKLKQLFQRKPKEETAPEPQPNGELVSPSGGPIYYIYEEEEEEEEEEEPEPPPEPQKLVNDKPHKFKDHYFKKPKFCDVCARMIVLNNKFGLRCKNCKTNIHHHCQSYVEMQRCFGKIPPGFRRAYSSPLYSDQQYACVKELLSAANRSDPVFETLRTGVIMANKERKKGQDDKKNPLAAMMDEEPEATKPEGGKTEGGTSEGDKKTEKSPTDDKNKKPQPGIRGGYLQSHYFVALYRFKALEKDDLDFPPGEKITVVDDSNEEWWRGKIGEKIGYFPPNFIIRVRAGERVHKVTRSFVGNREIGQITLKKDQIVVQKGEEVNGYVKVYTGRKVGLFPVDFLQEI